The Desulfonatronum thiosulfatophilum DNA segment CGGCGAGCAACTGGATTGCCGCCCGGACGCGCTCCCGATCATCGCTGTTGGCAGAAACGAAAAGAGAGATCTTCTCATCCGGTGCTTGAACCATGTCGCGCATGAGTACGGTGGCGAAACTGGTGATGTCTGCCGAATGCTCACGGATCCGCTGGACGATCGCGTTCGCCGCCGAGGCGTACGGTTCCTCAAGTCGAGGGAGGTCGGCGGGCCCCGGGAACTCGGCTTGTGGGCGCAGGGAACGTTTCAGCTCAGAGACCGTGGTTCGATAATAGACGACTTGGCGCCCGCTCGGACTGCGGGTCGTCCAAATCGCTTCGCGGTTATCTCCTTGTAAACCAGTGGTGAGGCCGTAGCCGCGGGACACGAAGTGCTCGTCGAGCAGCCCGAAGCCGGGTGGTTGATGCGGAATGAGCAGGCGAGCCGTGACGGCGCCGCCGGTGGGCTCGAACGCGAACCTGGCTTCCACCAGCCAGTTGTCGGTGATCTGGGCTGGCAGCACCGGGAAGCCGTAATTCCTTGCCTTGTGCTGGAATATCCCCAAGCTGGCAGCCGCGAGAGCCAGAATCAACAGCGGCAGATGTAGTCGTTTCATGCCTGGGGATCGAAGTCGTCGGCATCGGATTCTTCGGGAACATCGGACGCCGGCAAACAGTTAGGGCGGTGCAGAAATGTCTCGGCGGAATCCACCAGGATGATGCCTCTCATGTGATTCCTCCCGACAAGTGCCTGATAAAGCAGTTGAGTGCGGTCGATCAGGCTCATTTCCTCTTCCCGGTAATGCGGCCCGATGCAGAGGCCGATCGATACAACGGGTCGGCGCTGAAAGTCACCGTCGTGACGCACGATGCGTATGTGGCGGATGAGGGGCCGTTCGATGCGCACGAAGTTCTCCGGATCTTCGGGATCGATGATATCGAACGCGATCCACCGCTTGCCGTCACGCCGGAAATACTGCTTGTTGAGCGCATTCAGAGACGAGATGGTGGCGCCGGTGTCCATTCTCGCCTTCAGCGAGATGCCTTCCGGCAGGACCTCGATCCGCTCGATCCATCCGTGAATTGTGCGGACGTCCGTGTCGTCTGCCTGCGCTACGCCGGTCAACAACAGGCAAAGCAGCAGGGCCACGGGAAGGATTGGGAAACGCATGAGCTCCTTAAGGGCGCCAGCCGCACGAGGCTGACAAGGTTTGACCATTAATTTTTATTTAAGCTGATTCGTCGATTCGGCTCAGCCGCTTTCATCTGGGCGGCGTATATCCGGTCAGGCTCAGGCCCGCAAGAGGCCGTTCGGCCCGAGCCAAGAGTCGAGGTGGATGGTTTCCGAGGATAAGAACCTGCCCCCAACTTGAAACGCAATGCCCTGGCCGCGGGCACGAAGCTGGGAATGATTCGTGCGGTACGTTGCCAGGGCATAGAGCTAGTCAGGAATCATGCAGAAGGCTTTGCGCTCTGGAACGCATGACTTCCTCGGGCAGGATGCCGTTGACTGCAAATGGCACATATTGACGGCAGTCCGTTGGCCGAGGAACGGGATCCTGAATAGGAATAGCGATCTGCTCTCCATAGTGCCGGAACGCTTGTTCTCAAAGTC contains these protein-coding regions:
- a CDS encoding ATP-dependent zinc protease — protein: MRFPILPVALLLCLLLTGVAQADDTDVRTIHGWIERIEVLPEGISLKARMDTGATISSLNALNKQYFRRDGKRWIAFDIIDPEDPENFVRIERPLIRHIRIVRHDGDFQRRPVVSIGLCIGPHYREEEMSLIDRTQLLYQALVGRNHMRGIILVDSAETFLHRPNCLPASDVPEESDADDFDPQA